A single window of Puniceicoccus vermicola DNA harbors:
- a CDS encoding SGNH/GDSL hydrolase family protein, with product MKNPYIPIREKIEWLRIWVPDSDQAELERPRVLLIGDSITNGYGPKVAEIVGDQASIAWACTSRFPADPAFLDELSLPLRHTDFDIIHFNNGLHGFGYSEEEYREHLTKAVAHLRELTPHASWALATSTPIRTKGDLSTLRETNPRVVARNGILRDLAQEEGLPVSDLYSLMADRSDLYSEDATHFGEEGQKLQASCVIKTLNPLLAHTAST from the coding sequence ATGAAAAACCCCTACATTCCCATTCGAGAAAAAATCGAGTGGCTGCGCATTTGGGTCCCCGACTCGGACCAGGCTGAACTGGAACGTCCGCGGGTCCTCCTGATCGGAGACTCCATCACCAACGGATATGGCCCCAAAGTTGCCGAGATCGTCGGAGACCAGGCTTCCATTGCCTGGGCCTGTACTTCCCGATTCCCCGCGGACCCAGCCTTCCTCGATGAGCTCAGCCTGCCCCTCCGTCACACCGATTTCGACATCATCCACTTCAACAATGGTCTCCATGGATTTGGCTATTCGGAAGAAGAATACCGGGAACACCTGACAAAGGCCGTCGCCCATCTCCGCGAATTGACACCGCATGCCTCTTGGGCTCTGGCCACCTCAACTCCCATCCGTACCAAGGGGGACCTCTCCACCCTCCGCGAAACCAACCCTCGGGTGGTTGCTCGCAACGGAATCCTCCGCGATCTTGCCCAAGAAGAAGGCCTGCCAGTCAGTGACCTCTATTCCTTGATGGCGGATCGTTCTGATCTCTACAGTGAAGACGCCACCCATTTCGGCGAAGAAGGCCAAAAACTACAGGCGAGTTGCGTGATCAAAACACTGAACCCACTTCTTGCCCACACAGCTTCCACCTGA